From the genome of Carettochelys insculpta isolate YL-2023 chromosome 12, ASM3395843v1, whole genome shotgun sequence, one region includes:
- the MPHOSPH10 gene encoding U3 small nucleolar ribonucleoprotein MPP10, with amino-acid sequence MAVSRRRLETCLKVLGAATAQPERFLSVQDGLAADFSSLTKTLYDLHKALGPKLVCGSPLKELVIENFDEEQIWQQIELQNNAVLDYFKKAVDRDVKDKDLYLLPSQEEDDFGADTSSDKQMEQEDSMEAESVCTEDKKEAKEKQHKSRSRKRHICSDDDSDVDFDVDELEQQVQKLKKTTLKKSRKKSIVDDKFFKLAEMEAFLEDVEKEESKKDEEEEEEEIDYFEDILSDDDEEEEEPERERIKAAKTSRNLKYNDFFDPIDDSDVLANDSESHEEERDTEEEQDADGSIFDGIEENSEVEVMEQNETAKEVSKKVTFNLPVDNEKEDSTGIPVEKRSDPTGIKSSFEKRQEKMNEKIKSLEKELLGEKPWQLTGEVTGQKRPENSLLEESLLFDHAVRMAPVITEETTFQLEDIIKQRIKDQAWDDVIRKEKPKEDAFEYKKRLTLDHEKSKLSLAEIYEQEYLTLNREKKEEEENPEHVEIQKMMDSLFLKLDALSNFHFTPKPPVPEVKIVSNLPAIVMEEVAPVSVSDAALLAPEEIKEKSKAGDMKTDGEKTTTDKKRERRKKKLHKRMRLREKQQRQKLLEKAKSEKKTQLSKQAAAAKLKKLIKEGKTTLLKDEGKDKALKSSQAFFSQLQDQVKMQIKESKKIQKTQKKISVQKLKL; translated from the exons TGTGCAAGATGGACTGGCTGCAGACTTCAGTTCATTGACAAAGACTCTTTATGACTTACATAAAGCACTGGGGCCAAAACTAGTTTGTGGGAGTCCTTTAAAAGAACTGGTGATAGAAAACTTTGATGAAGAACAGATCTGGCAACAAATAGAACTACAGAATAATGCAGTTCTAGACTACTTCAAGAAAGCTGTTGATAGAGATGTTAAAGACAAAGATCTCTACCTTCTCCCATCTCAAGAAGAGGATGACTTTGGGGCAGATACTAGCAGTGATAAGCAAATGGAACAGGAAGATAGCATGGAAGCAGAATCTGTCTGTACTGAGGATAAAAAGGAGGCTAAAGAAAAGCAACATAAATCTAGATCTAGGAAAAGACACATATGTAGTGATGATGATTCAGATGTTGACTTTGATGTTGATGAGTTAGAACAACAGGTTCAAAAGTTGAAGAAGACTACCTtgaaaaaatcaagaaaaaagtCCATAGTGGATGATAAATTTTTCAAATTGGCTGAGATGGAGGCCTTTTTGGAAGATGTAGAGAAGGAAGAAAGCAagaaggatgaggaggaggaggaggaggagattgaTTATTTTGAAGATATTCTttctgatgatgatgaagaagaagaagaacctgaaagagagagaatcaAG GCAGCTAAAACTTCTAGGAATTTGAAATATAATGATTTCTTTGACCCCATTGATGACAGTGATGTCCTAGCTAATGACAGCGAGAGTCATGAAGAGGAACGTGACACTGAAGAGGAGCAGGATGCAGATGGCAGCATTTTTGATGG GATTGAAGAAAATAGTGAAGTGGAAGTAATGGAGCAGAATGAGACTGCTAAAGAAGTCTCTAAAAAAGTTACTTTTAACTTACCAGTGGACAATGAAAAAGAAGACAGTACAGGTATACCAGTCGAGAAGAGAAGTGATCCCACTGGAATAAAATCTTCTTTTGAGAAAAGGCAGGAAAAG ATGAATGAAAAAATTAAATCTCTAGAAAAAGAGTTGTTAGGTGAAAAACCTTGGCAGCTTACAGGAGAAGTGACTGGACAAAAACGACCTGAAAACAGCCTTTTGGAGGAATCTTTGCTCTTTGACCACGCAGTCAGAATGG CTCCTGTGATCACAGAAGAAACCACCTTTCAGCTTGAAGATATTATCAAACAGAGGATAAAAGATCAG GCTTGGGATGATGTAATACGTAAAGAAAAACCAAAAGAGGATGCCTTTGAATACAAGAAGCGTCTAACTCTAGATCATGAAAAGAGCAAACTGAGTCTTGCTGAAATCTATGAGCAAGAATATTTGACACTCAACCGA gaaaaaaaagaagaggaagaaaatccTGAACATGTTGAAATTCAGAAAATGATGGATTCGCTCTTCCTAAAATTGGATGCTCTTTCCAACTTCCACTTCACACCTAAACCA ccTGTGCCAGAGGTTAAAATCGTCTCAAATCTCCCAGCTATAGTTATGGAGGAAGTAGCACCAGTTAGTGTTAGTGATGCAGCTCTCTTGGCTCCAGAGGAGATTAAG GAAAAGAGTAAAGCTGGAGATATGAAAACAGATGGAGAAAAAACCACTACAGACAAAAAACGAGAACGAAGGAAGAAGAAGCTTCACAAACGTATGAGACTCCGGGAAAAGCAACAGCGTCAAAAACTTCTGGAAAaagcaaaatcagaaaaaaagacacAACTCAGCAAACAAGCTGCTGCGGCAAAATTAAAAAAGCTCATCAAAGAAGGCAAAACAACTTTGCTCAAG GATGAAGGCAAAGACAAGGCTTTGAAATCATCTCAAGCATTCTTTTCACAATTACAAGATCAAGTTAAAATGCAAATCAAAGAGTCAAAGAAAATACAGAAGACGCAGAAAAAAATTTCGGTGCAGAAACTTAAATTATAA